From the Burkholderia sp. GAS332 genome, one window contains:
- a CDS encoding cation/acetate symporter, translated as MIARFPFALALSALPGVALAAEPGRRDLNWVAIGMFLVIVAVTLVITLRSANHAQSKSEFYAAGGSITPFQNGLAIAGDFLSAAAFLGISALVYSRGFDGLLYAIGFLTGWPVVLILMSERLRNLGRYTFADAVSFRLDHPLVRLVAAIGSLVVVLFYLIAQLIGAGKIIELLFGLPYWMSIVGVGLLMIFYVTVGGMTATTWVQITKACLLLGGGTLMAFIVLSHFNFSIVQLLAKATSAHPAGDAILRPGGLFAEPVSAISLGLALVFGTAGLPHIMMRFFTVKDSTGARTSVFYATIIVAYFCLVIPLIGFGAVAVLMPDASYFNLGATGAYNPITDLIGGPNMAAIHLAQATGGSLLKGFMSAVAFATILAVVAGLALASASAVSHDIYGQIIARGKADERQELKISRISVVVTGLASVALAYAFENQNVAFMAGLALAVAASCNFPVLLMALFWRGTTSRGAVAGGLAGLVAAVTLVVLSRTVWVTLFGYKVPIFPYENPALFSMPVAFAFIWVFSIADHSHRAEAERAAFDRQFVRSEIGLAPSETDAALEA; from the coding sequence ATGATCGCTCGCTTCCCCTTCGCCCTCGCACTTTCCGCTTTGCCTGGCGTCGCTCTTGCCGCGGAACCGGGTCGACGAGACCTGAACTGGGTCGCTATCGGGATGTTTCTTGTCATCGTTGCGGTCACCCTTGTCATCACCTTACGCTCTGCGAATCATGCCCAATCAAAGAGCGAATTTTATGCAGCCGGTGGTTCCATCACCCCGTTCCAAAACGGCCTGGCCATCGCCGGCGATTTCCTGTCGGCAGCGGCCTTTCTGGGGATCTCCGCGCTGGTCTATTCCCGGGGATTTGACGGCCTGCTCTATGCCATCGGCTTCCTTACCGGTTGGCCAGTCGTCCTGATCCTGATGTCCGAACGGTTGCGCAACCTCGGTAGATACACCTTTGCCGACGCGGTCTCGTTCCGGCTGGATCACCCGTTGGTCCGACTCGTGGCTGCGATCGGAAGCCTCGTCGTCGTCCTGTTTTACCTCATCGCTCAACTCATCGGGGCAGGAAAGATCATCGAACTGCTCTTCGGCCTACCGTACTGGATGTCCATCGTCGGGGTCGGCCTGTTGATGATCTTCTACGTCACGGTTGGCGGCATGACGGCGACGACTTGGGTGCAGATCACGAAAGCCTGCCTGCTTCTGGGCGGCGGCACTCTGATGGCGTTCATCGTTCTGAGCCATTTCAATTTCAGTATCGTTCAACTGCTGGCCAAAGCCACCAGCGCCCACCCCGCGGGCGATGCCATCCTCCGCCCTGGAGGCCTGTTCGCCGAACCGGTCTCGGCAATATCTCTTGGCCTCGCACTCGTTTTTGGCACGGCGGGCTTGCCGCATATCATGATGCGTTTTTTCACCGTGAAGGATTCGACCGGCGCGCGCACCTCTGTCTTCTACGCGACCATTATCGTCGCGTATTTCTGCCTCGTGATCCCGCTTATTGGTTTCGGGGCCGTCGCTGTGCTGATGCCGGATGCAAGTTACTTCAATCTGGGTGCGACCGGAGCGTACAACCCAATCACCGATCTGATTGGCGGACCGAACATGGCGGCCATTCACCTAGCCCAGGCGACTGGCGGATCACTGCTGAAAGGCTTCATGTCGGCGGTTGCTTTCGCCACGATTCTCGCGGTCGTCGCCGGTTTGGCGCTGGCAAGCGCCTCCGCCGTCAGCCATGACATCTACGGCCAGATTATCGCCCGCGGAAAAGCCGACGAACGCCAGGAATTGAAGATCTCGCGAATCTCCGTAGTGGTCACCGGCTTGGCATCGGTTGCGTTGGCCTATGCCTTCGAAAACCAGAACGTGGCATTCATGGCCGGGTTGGCACTCGCCGTTGCGGCGAGCTGTAATTTCCCAGTTCTGTTGATGGCGCTCTTCTGGCGCGGGACCACGTCGCGGGGTGCAGTCGCAGGCGGTCTTGCGGGGCTGGTCGCGGCGGTAACGTTGGTTGTGCTTAGTCGCACGGTCTGGGTGACATTGTTCGGCTACAAGGTGCCCATCTTCCCCTACGAAAACCCTGCGCTGTTCTCGATGCCGGTCGCCTTCGCATTCATCTGGGTATTCTCCATCGCCGATCACAGTCACCGTGCCGAAGCGGAACGTGCTGCTTTTGACAGGCAGTTTGTCCGTTCTGAGATTGGTCTTGCCCCGAGTGAGACAGATGCAGCGCTGGAGGCTTGA
- a CDS encoding Fumarylacetoacetase N-terminal: MRADQRYARRGPLQFRGANQDGVLPIRPMPFSIFSRTGQASRPGSSSAIGSSILDLCDAHARGMPRRDVSTEAFAASSLKLLFVQGPDRLRALRCRGVKLFACSDNGTPVRSEVDVLFPGMDDRAQDRPTTVANYKWVPVADHGHASSVRRGIPAIHRPFGQRPRQRTGGSLTFDACEQPEVELEIRIYVAGRCPWHVHQHPRRGRSDRQAFAAQRLVGIARWRNGNCSRSALPHQELHDLSLALDREIRSADASGLVKSTIVNSFISKQRWQSMMPISSNRLRVRSNRPPLAAWARPVLPRQPGRSRKTLASQCCRTARLAVTRPTVRTDVAGSKCAASSPIHEAAPALRTTRSPPADAAVAPPFPSRSGNAEAA; the protein is encoded by the coding sequence ATGAGAGCAGATCAACGATACGCACGCCGTGGACCTCTGCAGTTTCGCGGCGCAAACCAGGATGGCGTACTTCCGATCCGGCCCATGCCGTTCAGTATCTTCTCCCGCACCGGGCAAGCGTCGCGACCGGGATCGTCATCGGCGATCGGATCCTCGATCCTCGATCTGTGCGACGCCCATGCGCGAGGAATGCCGCGCCGAGACGTCTCCACTGAGGCTTTTGCTGCAAGCAGCCTGAAGCTGCTGTTCGTACAGGGCCCTGATAGGTTGCGTGCGTTGCGCTGTCGCGGGGTGAAACTGTTCGCGTGCAGCGACAACGGCACACCTGTGCGATCAGAGGTCGACGTGCTTTTTCCCGGCATGGACGACCGTGCTCAGGACCGACCGACGACGGTGGCGAATTACAAGTGGGTTCCCGTCGCAGATCACGGGCACGCCTCATCCGTCCGTCGGGGAATTCCCGCGATCCATCGCCCGTTTGGCCAACGGCCGCGGCAAAGGACGGGCGGTTCGCTGACCTTCGACGCCTGCGAACAGCCGGAGGTCGAACTGGAGATCCGGATATACGTTGCCGGGCGATGCCCATGGCACGTTCATCAACATCCCCGACGCGGGCGATCAGATCGTCAGGCATTCGCTGCTCAACGACTGGTCGGCATCGCGAGATGGAGAAATGGGAATTGCTCCCGCTCGGCCCTTCCTCACCAAGAGCTTCATGACCTCAGCCTCGCCTTGGATCGTGAAATTCGAAGCGCTGATGCATCAGGGCTGGTGAAATCCACAATCGTGAATTCCTTCATCAGCAAACAGCGCTGGCAAAGCATGATGCCGATCTCGTCGAACAGGCTCCGCGTCAGGAGCAACCGACCACCTTTAGCAGCGTGGGCGCGTCCGGTACTGCCTCGTCAGCCAGGTCGATCCCGGAAAACTCTCGCATCTCAATGTTGTCGTACTGCGCGCCTTGCGGTGACTCGTCCGACGGTCCGTACCGATGTTGCAGGAAGTAAATGCGCTGCATCCTCTCCAATCCACGAGGCGGCCCCAGCGCTTCGTACAACTCGCTCGCCGCCAGCGGACGCGGCCGTGGCGCCACCTTTTCCATCTCGGTCAGGAAACGCTGAAGCCGCGTAG
- a CDS encoding Outer membrane protein (porin), which yields MNKRMTLLAAILGFTMCVSSFAQSSVTLYGLVDGGLLYTSRTLDSATGRDAGPQFALIDAGLTASGFGITGTEDLGGGLKATFKLESGVSVANGGFNNSNGNQFGRQAWVALGGNFGEFKAGLQFSPFFLAVHESDPRSLSEFGSGLINYVDNVLVTGLFNANAVSYTSQTLAGFTGSVMLALGGEAGSFQAGRQYSASLKYESGGLMINAAMYDGNGGGALITPIPSTEAFEGRTLGAAYKFGPLIAKASFVNYKVSGSFNNNVYGGGLDWLVQPQLDVNGGVWVTSDRNDTKNHSLLVALGAECFLSKATTLYAQVGLVNNHGAMNTGLSISSALYGAPGTTLGVDLGVRHAF from the coding sequence ATGAACAAAAGAATGACTTTGCTGGCAGCTATACTTGGTTTCACCATGTGTGTGAGCAGCTTTGCTCAGAGTAGCGTGACACTATATGGTCTGGTAGACGGTGGCTTGCTTTACACGAGCAGGACGCTCGATTCGGCAACCGGTCGTGATGCGGGCCCGCAGTTTGCGCTGATTGACGCCGGACTGACGGCTTCGGGATTTGGTATCACTGGAACGGAGGACCTGGGAGGGGGGCTGAAGGCGACGTTCAAGCTCGAAAGCGGTGTCAGCGTGGCCAACGGCGGTTTCAACAACTCAAATGGTAACCAGTTTGGCCGCCAGGCCTGGGTGGCGCTGGGTGGAAACTTTGGGGAGTTCAAGGCGGGCCTGCAGTTCTCGCCGTTCTTTCTGGCCGTCCATGAGTCAGATCCGCGCAGCCTTTCCGAATTCGGCAGTGGCCTCATCAACTACGTCGATAACGTCCTTGTAACCGGTCTCTTTAATGCGAATGCGGTGTCATACACCAGTCAGACCCTCGCCGGATTCACGGGTAGCGTGATGCTCGCACTGGGTGGTGAAGCAGGTAGTTTCCAGGCGGGCCGCCAGTATTCCGCGAGTCTGAAATATGAGTCTGGCGGCCTGATGATCAATGCGGCAATGTATGACGGCAATGGTGGCGGTGCACTGATAACGCCGATTCCCAGTACCGAGGCGTTCGAAGGCCGTACGCTCGGCGCCGCATACAAGTTCGGTCCGCTGATTGCCAAGGCGTCGTTCGTCAACTACAAGGTCTCGGGATCTTTCAATAACAACGTTTACGGCGGAGGTCTCGATTGGCTGGTTCAGCCACAGCTTGATGTTAATGGTGGCGTCTGGGTGACGAGCGATCGAAACGACACGAAGAATCACTCGCTGTTGGTGGCGCTGGGCGCGGAGTGTTTTTTGTCGAAAGCGACCACACTCTATGCGCAAGTTGGCCTCGTGAACAATCACGGTGCGATGAACACGGGCCTGTCTATCAGCAGTGCATTGTATGGGGCGCCGGGCACTACGCTGGGCGTTGATCTGGGGGTGCGACACGCCTTCTAA
- a CDS encoding putative quinone oxidoreductase, YhdH/YhfP family: MPGDVTVRIDYSTVNYKDALALSGYAEVIRQFPLIAGIDFAGTVEASSYPGIAVGDRVVANGWGLSQTHHGGFAQKARVKGEWLVKIPDAFTTRDAMAIGTAGYTAMPSVLALDQVCGGSTPISKGDAFKLLEVDRPA; encoded by the coding sequence ATGCCTGGAGACGTCACCGTCAGGATTGACTATTCAACGGTGAACTACAAGGATGCGCTCGCACTGAGCGGCTACGCCGAGGTCATACGCCAGTTCCCCCTGATCGCCGGAATTGATTTTGCCGGCACTGTCGAGGCCTCCTCGTATCCCGGCATCGCTGTCGGCGATCGCGTCGTCGCCAACGGCTGGGGTCTCAGCCAGACCCATCACGGCGGATTCGCGCAAAAGGCACGCGTGAAAGGCGAGTGGCTGGTCAAGATTCCAGATGCATTCACCACCAGGGACGCCATGGCGATCGGCACGGCCGGCTATACGGCGATGCCGTCGGTGCTGGCGTTGGACCAAGTCTGCGGTGGGAGCACCCCGATCAGCAAGGGTGACGCGTTCAAGCTTCTTGAGGTGGACAGACCAGCGTGA
- a CDS encoding transcriptional regulator, HxlR family (manually curated) codes for MPNKTYGQLCPMARALDVLGDRWTLLVIRELLLGPKRFKDLLAILPAMGANRLSERLAMLVESDVIQSTTLPAPAAAPAYELTELGEQLRKPVIALGLWGLGLPVDERIDPSSARAELIALCLTGSSDPASSAGLRALYEFHVGAEVFHVPVNDGKVLVRSGPSEEPADVKIQCDMETFMALALRQITPAHALREGRATLLQGSRQAFTQVFKVLEYRP; via the coding sequence ATGCCAAACAAAACCTACGGCCAACTTTGCCCAATGGCCCGGGCGCTGGACGTCCTCGGGGATCGGTGGACACTGCTCGTGATCCGCGAACTCCTGCTGGGTCCGAAACGGTTCAAGGATCTGCTGGCGATCCTGCCTGCCATGGGCGCAAACCGGCTGTCCGAGCGTCTCGCCATGCTGGTGGAGAGCGATGTTATCCAATCGACCACGCTGCCAGCGCCCGCCGCGGCGCCAGCTTACGAACTGACGGAATTGGGCGAACAACTGCGCAAACCGGTGATCGCGCTTGGACTCTGGGGTCTTGGCTTGCCGGTCGACGAGCGCATCGATCCGTCGAGTGCCCGTGCGGAACTCATCGCTCTGTGCCTGACGGGTTCGAGCGATCCGGCGTCAAGCGCAGGCTTGCGAGCGTTGTACGAATTTCACGTGGGGGCGGAGGTCTTCCATGTCCCGGTGAACGACGGGAAGGTGCTGGTGCGCTCCGGCCCCAGCGAAGAGCCCGCCGACGTCAAGATACAGTGCGACATGGAAACGTTCATGGCGCTGGCCCTGCGCCAGATCACACCAGCACATGCGCTCCGCGAGGGGCGCGCAACCCTGCTGCAAGGAAGCCGGCAAGCATTCACGCAGGTGTTCAAGGTTCTCGAGTACAGGCCCTGA
- a CDS encoding long-chain acyl-CoA synthetase, producing MSKRHWIRSYGSNPPEIDADRYPSVNALLQSAMCQFSGKPAFRGVGRTLIYADVDRLSSAFAAYLQKVVGVNKGDRVAVMLPNVLSFPIAFIAIAKIGGIQVNVNPLYTARELEHQLNDSGAEVIVVHSGSTSTFAQVAGKTRVRNVITAGPDDGGAASPGPAIKASLCEGITLQAAIGLGEKLEFDPVTVSGTDLLFLQYTGGTTGFSKGAALSHRNLIANIEQFKAFMPDAQRPGEEVVVTAIPLYHIFALMVNFLTYFSVGAENWLVVNARDTDACIDVLKAARPTMFAGVNTLYAGLAAHPRLTEVDWSRLKLSAGGGAAVIDVISERWKSMTGSFIREGYGLSETSPVVSFNPQFISDFTGSTGLPVPSTDVRLLGDKDGEVGIGESGEICVKGPQVMSGYWEDPEANAKAFTADGYFRTGDVGIFDSEGFLKIVDRKKDMVLVSGFNVYPNEVEAVATTFPGVAECACIGVPDEKTGEALKLFVSKEHGAHVTAEALVAHCRAGMAAYKVPKTICFVDALPKSTVGKILRRELRNID from the coding sequence ATGAGCAAAAGACACTGGATCCGGTCGTACGGCTCGAACCCCCCCGAGATCGACGCCGATCGCTATCCTTCCGTGAATGCGCTGCTGCAAAGCGCAATGTGCCAGTTCTCCGGCAAGCCAGCCTTCCGCGGCGTCGGTCGGACGCTGATCTATGCGGATGTCGACCGTCTCTCGTCCGCATTCGCCGCTTACCTGCAAAAAGTGGTCGGCGTGAACAAAGGCGATCGTGTGGCTGTGATGCTGCCGAACGTGCTGTCGTTTCCGATCGCCTTCATTGCCATCGCAAAAATCGGCGGCATCCAGGTCAACGTCAATCCGCTATACACGGCGCGGGAGCTCGAGCATCAGCTTAACGACTCGGGCGCCGAAGTGATCGTCGTTCACAGCGGTTCAACGTCCACCTTTGCGCAAGTGGCTGGCAAGACGCGCGTCAGGAACGTGATCACAGCCGGTCCCGACGACGGCGGCGCTGCGAGTCCCGGTCCCGCGATCAAAGCGTCGCTGTGCGAAGGAATCACTCTACAAGCAGCTATCGGCCTGGGCGAGAAGCTTGAATTCGATCCGGTGACAGTGAGCGGCACCGATTTGCTCTTCCTGCAATACACCGGCGGCACGACCGGGTTCTCGAAGGGCGCCGCGTTGTCGCACCGTAATCTCATCGCCAACATCGAGCAGTTCAAGGCCTTCATGCCCGATGCGCAGCGGCCCGGCGAGGAGGTTGTCGTGACCGCGATTCCGCTGTACCACATCTTCGCGCTCATGGTGAACTTCCTGACCTACTTCTCCGTCGGCGCCGAAAACTGGCTCGTAGTCAACGCGCGAGATACCGATGCTTGCATTGATGTGCTGAAGGCCGCGCGACCGACAATGTTTGCGGGTGTCAATACGCTGTACGCCGGGCTGGCCGCCCATCCACGCCTGACTGAGGTGGACTGGTCGAGACTGAAGCTTTCTGCCGGCGGCGGGGCGGCGGTGATCGACGTTATCTCGGAGCGGTGGAAATCGATGACGGGCAGCTTCATTCGCGAGGGCTACGGGTTGTCGGAGACTTCGCCCGTCGTTTCTTTTAACCCGCAGTTCATTAGCGACTTCACTGGCAGCACGGGCCTGCCCGTGCCTTCCACCGATGTCAGGCTGCTGGGCGACAAGGACGGGGAGGTCGGCATTGGCGAGTCCGGAGAGATCTGTGTCAAGGGACCGCAGGTGATGTCCGGATACTGGGAGGATCCCGAGGCAAACGCCAAAGCGTTCACCGCTGACGGTTATTTCCGCACGGGTGATGTCGGCATCTTCGATAGCGAGGGCTTCCTCAAGATCGTTGACCGCAAGAAGGATATGGTTCTCGTCTCGGGCTTTAACGTCTACCCAAACGAAGTGGAAGCGGTCGCGACCACCTTTCCCGGCGTCGCTGAGTGCGCGTGCATCGGCGTGCCGGACGAAAAGACAGGGGAGGCGCTCAAGCTGTTCGTCAGCAAGGAACATGGGGCCCACGTAACTGCTGAGGCCCTGGTCGCTCACTGTCGTGCCGGCATGGCGGCCTATAAGGTGCCCAAGACTATCTGTTTCGTCGACGCACTTCCGAAATCGACCGTGGGAAAGATCCTTCGACGCGAGCTTCGCAACATTGACTGA
- a CDS encoding cholesterol oxidase codes for MSASYDFDYIVIGSGFGGSVSACRLTEKGYSVGVMEMGRRWTAEDFPRTNWDARRWMWKPGLKMFGFYNMRIFRHVMVLSGNAVGGGSITYANALLVPPDRVWEEGSWAGLTDWKRTMPQYYVMAERMLGVTENKILGEADLRLKKMADLQGVGDTYHSGRVATFFAPKGEAGGKTYPDPYFGGEGPERGTCVGCGGCMVGCKHNAKNTLDKNYLYFAEKRGVQIFAETKVVDVRPLNGKADGSDGYEVFTERSTAWFDKQRRSFRCRGVVFAASSLGTMDLLFRLKHSGSLPRISDDLGKRVRTNAESLVGVRFPAKDKSMSPGVAGGAGVYIDERTHIGAVRYPEGSDATGLMMTLLSGGRAGWTRIFTWLWTLLTHPLKAARVHNPFGFARQTVLFVVMQTVDAFINMQFKRRWYWPFGKQLCTEGDPIPTFIPEANAFVEKGAKALGGIPTTLLTEILFNIPTTAHCMGGCAMADSPERGVMDVQNRVFGYRNLLICDGSMLSSNLGVNPSLTITALTEHAMSHIPAKSPLATILPSANHGQSVHI; via the coding sequence ATGAGTGCTTCCTACGACTTCGACTACATCGTCATCGGCTCAGGCTTCGGGGGCAGCGTGTCCGCTTGCCGGCTGACCGAGAAGGGCTATTCGGTTGGCGTGATGGAGATGGGCCGGCGTTGGACGGCCGAGGATTTTCCCAGGACCAACTGGGACGCGCGGCGCTGGATGTGGAAACCTGGCCTGAAAATGTTCGGCTTCTACAACATGCGCATTTTCCGCCACGTGATGGTCTTGAGCGGCAACGCGGTCGGCGGCGGCTCGATCACCTACGCCAACGCCTTGCTGGTTCCGCCCGACAGAGTGTGGGAGGAGGGTTCCTGGGCAGGCCTAACGGATTGGAAGCGCACCATGCCGCAGTACTACGTCATGGCGGAAAGGATGCTGGGCGTCACCGAGAACAAGATTCTGGGCGAGGCTGATCTGCGGCTCAAGAAGATGGCGGACTTGCAGGGCGTGGGCGACACGTACCACAGCGGCCGTGTCGCGACTTTCTTTGCTCCCAAGGGCGAGGCCGGCGGCAAGACCTATCCCGATCCCTACTTCGGCGGCGAAGGTCCGGAGCGCGGAACTTGCGTCGGTTGCGGCGGCTGCATGGTGGGTTGCAAGCACAACGCCAAGAACACACTCGACAAGAACTATCTTTACTTCGCGGAAAAACGTGGTGTGCAGATCTTTGCCGAAACCAAGGTGGTAGACGTGCGCCCGCTCAACGGCAAGGCGGACGGTAGTGACGGCTACGAGGTCTTCACCGAGCGTTCGACTGCCTGGTTCGACAAGCAGCGGCGTAGCTTCCGCTGCCGGGGCGTGGTATTTGCGGCTTCTTCATTGGGCACGATGGACTTGTTGTTCCGGCTCAAGCACAGCGGCTCCCTGCCGCGCATCAGCGACGACCTCGGCAAGCGCGTACGCACCAATGCCGAGTCCCTGGTCGGCGTGCGCTTTCCAGCCAAAGACAAGAGCATGTCGCCCGGCGTGGCAGGTGGCGCTGGCGTCTATATCGACGAGCGTACGCACATCGGTGCAGTACGTTACCCGGAAGGCTCGGACGCGACAGGCCTGATGATGACCTTGCTGTCCGGCGGGCGTGCCGGGTGGACGCGGATTTTTACCTGGCTATGGACGCTGCTGACCCATCCGCTGAAGGCGGCGCGGGTGCACAACCCGTTCGGATTTGCGCGCCAGACCGTGCTGTTCGTGGTGATGCAGACGGTAGACGCTTTTATCAACATGCAGTTCAAGCGCCGCTGGTATTGGCCGTTTGGAAAGCAGTTGTGCACCGAGGGCGACCCGATTCCCACCTTCATCCCTGAAGCCAATGCCTTTGTGGAAAAGGGGGCAAAGGCGCTGGGCGGCATCCCTACGACCTTGCTGACCGAGATTCTGTTCAACATCCCCACGACGGCGCACTGCATGGGTGGGTGCGCGATGGCGGACTCTCCCGAGCGCGGTGTGATGGACGTCCAGAACCGCGTCTTCGGTTATCGGAATCTGCTGATCTGCGACGGCTCGATGCTCAGTTCCAACCTCGGTGTGAACCCCAGCCTGACCATCACCGCGCTGACCGAGCACGCGATGTCCCACATTCCCGCGAAATCGCCCCTTGCAACCATCCTTCCGAGTGCTAACCATGGCCAATCCGTCCACATCTAA
- a CDS encoding 2,4-dienoyl-CoA reductase produces the protein MANPSTSNSSPLNQPLRLPNGSVLRNRLAKSSMSETLGTYDNHATPRLVELYRRWAASGVGLLLTGNVMIDRRALGEPGNVVIEDESDMLILKQWARAATDQGAALWVQLNHPGKQSPKGLNASNLSPSAIPFREDMSAFFETPREATTAEIHDIIQRFGRSAAICRKAGFSGVQIHGAHGYLINQFLSPHHNRRTDEWGGSPENRRRFLMAVYAEIRRQVGTDFPVGIKLNSADFQRGGFTEEESMATIHALAEAGIDLIEVSGGTYEAPAMSGAFQQPRKASTAAREAYFLEFAEKVRMKSRVLLMVTGGFRTADGMNAALRSGSLDIVGLARLLAIDPDAPAALLQGRDSPQRVRPISTGIKPVDRMGIMEVLWYTRQLKRIAEGGDPRPNESGLVAFLKSLVNSSWGNYRTKRMRA, from the coding sequence ATGGCCAATCCGTCCACATCTAACTCCAGCCCGCTGAACCAGCCCCTGCGCCTGCCCAATGGCAGCGTGCTCCGCAACCGTCTCGCCAAGTCGTCCATGAGCGAGACGCTGGGCACCTACGACAACCATGCGACGCCCAGGCTCGTCGAGTTGTACCGGCGTTGGGCCGCTTCAGGCGTCGGCCTGCTGCTGACCGGCAACGTCATGATCGACCGCCGTGCCCTGGGCGAGCCTGGCAATGTCGTGATCGAGGACGAATCCGACATGCTCATCCTGAAGCAATGGGCCCGCGCGGCCACCGATCAGGGTGCGGCCCTGTGGGTGCAACTCAACCATCCCGGCAAACAGTCGCCCAAGGGCCTGAACGCCAGCAATCTATCCCCGTCGGCCATCCCGTTTCGCGAAGATATGTCGGCGTTCTTTGAGACCCCGCGCGAAGCCACCACCGCCGAGATCCACGACATCATCCAGCGCTTCGGGCGCAGCGCTGCCATCTGCAGGAAGGCGGGCTTCAGCGGCGTGCAGATCCATGGCGCTCACGGCTATTTGATCAACCAGTTCCTGTCACCTCATCACAACCGGCGCACTGATGAATGGGGCGGTAGCCCGGAGAACCGGCGCCGCTTCCTGATGGCCGTCTACGCCGAGATTCGCCGCCAGGTCGGCACCGATTTCCCGGTGGGCATCAAGCTCAACTCGGCCGACTTCCAGCGCGGCGGCTTCACCGAAGAAGAGTCGATGGCCACCATCCACGCGCTCGCCGAAGCCGGCATCGACCTGATCGAGGTCTCTGGCGGTACCTACGAGGCGCCGGCCATGAGCGGCGCCTTCCAGCAGCCGCGAAAGGCCTCCACGGCCGCGCGTGAAGCTTACTTCCTCGAGTTCGCGGAGAAAGTGCGCATGAAGAGCCGGGTCTTGTTGATGGTCACCGGTGGTTTCCGCACAGCCGACGGCATGAACGCCGCATTGCGTTCGGGTTCACTCGACATTGTCGGTCTGGCGCGGCTGTTGGCCATCGACCCCGATGCGCCGGCTGCCCTGCTGCAAGGGCGCGACAGCCCGCAGCGCGTGCGGCCGATCAGCACGGGCATTAAACCGGTGGACCGCATGGGCATCATGGAGGTCCTGTGGTACACGCGGCAGCTCAAGCGGATTGCCGAGGGGGGCGACCCCCGCCCCAACGAAAGCGGCCTGGTGGCCTTTCTCAAGAGCCTCGTGAATAGCAGTTGGGGCAACTATCGCACCAAGCGCATGCGGGCTTGA
- a CDS encoding Pimeloyl-ACP methyl ester carboxylesterase, giving the protein MRHLLKASVLGLALSATLISAAAGATDVSPDSATISPLTLQQELEVNWKNVPTQTITADGVTFAYRELGKSHGGTPVVFLTHLAAVLDNWDPRVVDGFAAEHHVVAFDNRGVGASSGSPSKSIEQMADDAITFIRAMGFKQVDLFGFSMGGMVAQEIALKDPQLVRKIILAGTGPAGGDGISDVTGVTFYDMLRGFFTHQDPKQYLFFTRTPNGIDAGKAFLARLNERSENRDKEISVSAFLAQLDALRAWGHKEPDDLSVVKNPVLVVNGDSDRMVPSKDSRDLAARLPNSHLIIYPDAGHGAVFQNQADFVPKALEFLAQ; this is encoded by the coding sequence ATGCGTCATCTACTGAAGGCAAGCGTCCTCGGACTTGCTCTGTCAGCAACACTCATTTCAGCGGCAGCGGGCGCGACTGACGTTTCGCCAGATAGCGCGACGATAAGTCCGCTGACGCTGCAACAGGAATTGGAGGTCAACTGGAAGAACGTGCCAACGCAAACCATCACGGCAGACGGAGTGACCTTCGCCTACCGTGAGCTTGGCAAAAGCCACGGCGGCACACCAGTGGTGTTCCTTACCCATCTGGCCGCCGTGCTAGACAATTGGGACCCGCGGGTGGTGGATGGCTTCGCGGCGGAGCATCACGTCGTCGCGTTCGACAATCGGGGCGTCGGTGCTTCCAGTGGCTCACCGTCGAAATCGATCGAGCAGATGGCTGATGATGCCATCACATTCATCAGGGCCATGGGGTTCAAGCAGGTAGACCTTTTTGGCTTTTCGATGGGCGGCATGGTCGCTCAGGAAATCGCGTTGAAGGACCCGCAGCTTGTGCGCAAGATTATTCTCGCGGGGACAGGTCCCGCCGGTGGGGACGGCATCAGCGATGTGACCGGAGTCACCTTCTACGACATGCTTCGAGGCTTCTTCACCCACCAGGATCCGAAGCAGTATCTGTTCTTCACCCGTACGCCCAACGGCATCGACGCTGGCAAAGCGTTCCTCGCGCGATTGAATGAGCGCTCGGAGAACCGCGACAAGGAAATCTCCGTGAGCGCGTTTCTGGCGCAGTTGGATGCGCTGCGCGCCTGGGGCCACAAGGAACCCGACGACCTGTCGGTCGTGAAGAACCCGGTGTTAGTTGTCAATGGCGACAGCGACAGGATGGTCCCAAGCAAGGATTCGCGAGACCTGGCGGCGCGCCTGCCGAACAGCCACCTCATCATCTATCCCGATGCCGGCCACGGCGCGGTGTTTCAGAATCAGGCCGACTTTGTGCCCAAGGCGCTCGAGTTCCTTGCTCAATAG